From a region of the Paenibacillus sp. R14(2021) genome:
- a CDS encoding endonuclease/exonuclease/phosphatase family protein: MAFRNKYKKMYRYNPDIMVIPECEDLSKKKHEVFYNDFKWVGLDGKKGLGIFSLNEKYKLKIHENYTEEFQYIVPVVVSNDDESFLLFAVWTKGNKSMRKEETYIGQLYLALLRYEHLLNEKCIIAGDFNSNAIWDNLRRKNHSTVVELLMRKNISSVYHKMSGEETGKETVYTYLHNSPKKPYHIDYIFASESLISKSNHFNIESLALLSELNSDHVPLIFEFK; the protein is encoded by the coding sequence ATGGCCTTTCGAAATAAATATAAGAAGATGTACAGGTACAATCCCGACATTATGGTAATTCCAGAATGCGAAGACCTTTCAAAAAAGAAGCATGAAGTTTTTTACAACGACTTTAAATGGGTTGGGTTAGATGGTAAAAAAGGGCTAGGAATTTTCTCGCTTAATGAAAAATATAAATTAAAAATTCATGAGAATTATACAGAAGAGTTTCAGTATATAGTTCCTGTAGTCGTATCTAATGATGATGAGTCGTTTTTATTATTTGCCGTTTGGACAAAAGGCAACAAAAGCATGAGAAAAGAAGAGACTTATATTGGCCAATTATATCTCGCCCTTTTAAGATATGAACACCTACTTAACGAGAAATGTATCATTGCAGGTGATTTCAATAGTAATGCGATATGGGATAATTTAAGAAGGAAAAATCATTCAACCGTTGTAGAATTACTGATGAGGAAAAACATTTCAAGTGTATATCATAAAATGTCTGGAGAAGAGACTGGAAAAGAAACAGTTTATACGTATCTCCACAATAGTCCAAAGAAACCATATCATATCGATTATATATTTGCATCGGAGAGTTTAATAAGCAAATCAAATCATTTTAATATTGAAA